The Dermacentor variabilis isolate Ectoservices unplaced genomic scaffold, ASM5094787v1 scaffold_13, whole genome shotgun sequence region CGAACGTCTCCCAAACGCGCGGAGGGTTGAAAAGATGCGCTTTATAAAAGCCGCGTAGCGGGCCACGTGCTAGCGTTACGATGACTTATAGCACGCAGAAGAGAGTTACTTGTAATGATACTGCACGTAATGCCATTAGTCACCTTATTCTTGCGGTGTCCCTACCCGTGGCACAAAAAGCGCCTTCAGACATGCGCTCGAAGTATGGCACTTAAATCGCTGTTCACTGTGCATAGCTAAGACCACGGGGAAATAGCAGCACAAAACTTGAAAAATATTGTTCAAATATGCGCTCCGAAAGAGCTCCAAGAGCTCCGAAATAGGACAGCCTGCTATCACGTCATGTGAACATGCCTGACGTGACTTTGAAaacttaaattctggggttttatatACGTGCTAAAGCCACGATATGATggtgaggcacactgtagtggtggactccggattaattttgaccacccggggttctttaagaTGCACCCAATACGCGATACACTGGAGGTTTTCCTGTCATTGCACTTTGTCCCATCGAATTGccgccaccgtggccgggatttgatcccgcgtcctcgggcttagcagcgcaacgccaaagccactacgccccCAGGGCGGGTCGCCTGACGTGACATGTGCTTCTTAACATCacttcaaaacctaccagcgacATGCATCTCAGATGTAGTCACTCGATCGGAATATTGCCCCACTGAACACAGATTGCACGGATTTTAGCCTCGTATAATGTATTTTTAGAGTAAACTTTAGTCATTGTAGCACCACGGAACCTTCGTGGCACCGTATTACGGAACTGAAAACCGCCTTGCACATTAGTTGTTTTTGCAACCCAACGCAAACGTAATGATGTGGGATGCAACAGTTAATTTATCTACATGTCTTGTTGCTTCCTTAGGTGCATCACGAGCGTCCTGCGCGACAATGAGACCTGCAGTCTTCTTGCTGAGCTTGTTCTACTGCTCAGCATTGGCATCTCAAAGCAAGTTGATAGCGTCGACATCCCAAGGCCCGCTGATAGGTAAAACGGAAAGATTCGATGGCAATACGGTGGAGGCATATCTGGGTATCCCCTATGCCCAGCCGCCTGTAGGAAAGCTGCGATTCCGCAAGCCCGTTCCTCTGGCCTCGTGGAATGGAACGTACGACGCACGCAAGGCCAAACATTCCTGCATACAGACCTTGTACCCCATTATCTTTCACATAGAAACAGACCTCTCGGAAGACTGCCTTTACTTAAATGTTTGGACTCCAAGCAAAGGGGGGCCCCGCAGGCCCGTCTTGGTTTGGATCCATGGCGGGGCTTTCAAGTTCGGCTCTTCTCACGAGCGCTGGTACAATGGTGCTGCACTTGCCTCCCTGAACAATGTCGTTGTAGTGTCCCTAAACTACAGACTCGGCTTGTTCGGTTTCTTGAATTCCGGTGATGAAGAAGCCCCAGGAAACATGGGCCTATGGGACCAGAATGAGGCCCTCAAGTGGATCCAGAGGAACATCGGGAATTTCGGCGGAGACCCCGACCTTGTCACACTGTTCGGAGAGAGCGCCGGCAGCATGAGTGTACACGCCCACGTGTTGTCTCCGCATAGCAAGGGACTCTTCAGGCGAGCATTTATGCTCAGTGGTACGCTCAGCTACAACTTGCCTGTAGAAAGCATTTCCGAGAGCGTTCAGAGAGGCGACGTGGTGGCCCGGATTCTAGGTTGCGCTGGCTCGCGCGTGGCTCAGTTGCGGTGTCTGCGCGCAAAGGGTGCCGAGGAGCTGCATAAGGCAGCCGAGGAAGCTGCCTCCAACAGGATCGTCACTTTCTTCCCAACGTCTAAATCCGAATTCCTGCCGGTGCTTCCTTCTCACGCGGCTCCGACGAAAGACTACGACCCCGTTGACACTCTTGTCAGCGTCACGGCGGACGAAGGCGCCTTTGCGGCCATATTCCAACCAGACACGAGGCTCTGGGCACAGGAGCTCCCTCAGCTAGATGATGAGGCCTTAAAAAAGACCATCCAGGTCCTCATTCAAGTGTGGAGCTTGGACAGAGTGCTTCCCATAGGCATATCGTACATCGACAGAGTGGCTTCAAATGGCAAGCAGGCTGTAAGGAAAGCACTGATAGATTTTGCGGGAGATGCTTATTTCAAGTGTCCCTCAATGGCGTTCAGCCGAAGCCACTCTCGGGATGGAGGCAAGGTGTACGCATTCGTGTTCGGCTACCGGTCCGACAAGTACGAATTCCCCGAGTTTTTTGGAGTGCCGCACACGAGTGATATTCCGTACTACATGGGAGGGCCTTTCCTGGACGCAGAAAAGTACACGGACAAAGACCGAGAAGTGAGCAGGAAAGCCATGGACATCTTGGTGTCATTCGCAAAAACAGGGTATGTTCACCGCTTATGCCAAGCGCAATGCGCAAGGCTCTTCCCGCTTGTGCTTTTTAAAAATTATTGTAGATATATGTAATTGAAGGATAGGTTGGCATCCTTATCGACACCGGCTGCTCCTCCTGGCAGGGCAAGCAAAACAAGATACTCAAAAAGACTTAAAAGCACTGGAGACCATCAAATATCGTAAATATTTGCGAATTTTCCGAACGAATAAAGAAAGACACAGAATGGAGTAAAATGACATAAACAGATACATAAAGTTCTGTAACGAAGTGAAAGTGCTAAAAAAGTATGAAAGCACGCAAATAAGCTGAGAGTTTTGCAGATTCAGCGGCTGCCGTACGTACACATACGCACATAACAAGACGCATAAACAACACACAACAAAATCAGACGTGAGCCACACATTTAGGATCTACGGCATTAAAACAAACAGTAGTGGCCTCAACCATGAACGCTCAAAACTAGCGTAATATTTTTGTATTTTACACGAATATTTTAAAAGCCACAAGTGCTCTTTTTTGATAAACAGGGTCAAGACACCAAATTTTACGACATACAAACTAATCATCGCATATCAAAGCTAAGCGTCCCACAGCGCAAATTTGCGATAATTCGGTGCGGCAAAAAATTTGAATTCGCATTTTTTATTTTGTCACGTTACAGGCGACGGTGAAGAAAGGCGCATTGTCAAAGCTGTGAATTAGGAATTTAACTCGTTATTGCGTAAACTTGTGCCCAGAGAAACAAGtaaaggcacgtttatagtccgacgttatcggcgcgcgggcgagcgtcgttcgcggtcagtcacgctacgtcggttgcgctgcgccagccgagatgccatcccctctatacttcaacgcgcgcgccgtcggctgttatcttcggagcatgcgcagaacgttcgccaagttgcgcgccgtccgcaaaagccgtctgcggagttgtgttggcgcctttttcttcgcgcgcaatgcattgtgggtcgacgcggtcggcggcgccggcgcgcgaatggATCAGGAGCGAAATTTGCGCCGAGCCCGTCGGGGCGCGCTGGCAGCCGCCGGTTACGTCGGCGCTGCAGTGCGTCGGACTATAGAAGgagttgttttcgccaacgtaacgtagcgtgcgcgagcgcgcgcgcgcgcgcgcgttacgtcggactatatttacgccttaacactcaagcacaacgatagcggcgagcgtCTGCGTTCGGGATAAGACGCGTCGACTATTTACACGCGACTCATTCAACTTTCctgcgtaatcgctggtgctagCAAATGTTCTAGAATGAACATCAGTGTTATCGTCGCACACGCAACCTGATTTCACAAGGCTTGTCAACAACACAAAACAGAGAGAAccagcgataacattcgagaaacttgcaATACAGAATTGCGCTCGCCTTGCACTGGCCGACAACTTTACAAATTTGTTAGCCGTGGAAATGCGGTCACCGGAAAAAGttgaacaagtccacgtgtcaatatcggAGTTGAATCGTAAACAGTCTCGCAACACTAATTGTAATGAAATGAAAGCACACCCCCACCAACAGCGCCTTCGGAATAACTGAACGCAGTCTCGTTTTATCCTGCACATGGCAGTGCTCAAGCGGTACGGAAAGAAGCTCATCTGCAACTgagttttgttgaaaaaaaattataactcGAGCATTCATACGCACACGCTGATAAGGACGCACTGAATTATCAACCACTATTCGGTAACAGCACTTCTTTGTCTATGAGATGCACTCACGGcacgctgatatatatatatatatatatatatatatatatatatatatatatatatatatatatatatatatatatatatatatatataatgttgtcACGTAGAGGTGACAGTGAAGAAGGCAGCACACCTGTGATTAttaaaactagcgttttattgggcgaactttgcCCTCACAAGCAGGCTACACTCCACTAACAACGATaccggcgaacacactcggcgatcgtcgagagtgggatcagcgggtcaagcgcgtcggcttttatacatcagtcgtcaaatgttccagagtaatcgctgggacccgcgcgtcttccacaaagctctacactattcgcgtcgcgaatacaagcaatcagattacacaatgttcggggacagacagcggatagaaccatcgataacatttcagaaacttccgatacatccaGGCGCGcccggcgctgtgcgataacatttgttaggcggtgaaacgtggtcgcccgataaaaataaagaagtacaagtgtcaataccgccccccccccccctttaagaGCGTCGgcccgatgctacaaacaaaggaaagaaataaacaaaaacacccgtagcaaagaaacaacaaaataaggaagttcgtcagcgagcgtaaaagggcttaagacgcgccacgtggaccacttcagatgatgcgcggcgccgctgtgaatgcgaagtgctgtctggcacgacctcgtagtccagtgcgccaatacgtcggatgatcttgtagggtccgaaatagcgtcgcaatagtttctcactcagtcctcgtcggcgtatcggggtccaaacccaaacccGGTCGCCGGGCTGGTCCTTGACGCATCGTCGTCggtggttgtagtgtcggctgtcagtacgctgctggttcttgatccgtaggcgggcgagctgtcgggcttcttcggcgcgctggagataggtggcgacgtcaagattgtcttcgtcagtgacgtgcggcagcacggCGCCGAGCGTCGTCGCCGGGTagctgccgtaaaccagcttgaacggcgtgatctgtgttgtttcttgcaccgccgtgttgtaagcaaaggttatgTATGGcgggaccgcgtcccacgtcttttgctcgacgtcgacgtacattgctagcatgtcggcgagggtcttgttcaggcgctccgtgagaccattcgtctgcttATGGttggcagttgtcctcctgtggcttgtctggctgtattgcagaatggcttgggtgagctctgctgtaaaggctgtccctctgtctgtgatgaggacttctggggcaccatgtcgcagcaggatgttctcaacgaaaaatttcgccacatcggcggcgctgcctttcggtagagctttagtttcagcgaagcgggtgagatagtccgtcgccacgacgatccacttatttccggatgttgatgtcggaaatggtcccaacaaatccatcccgatctgctgaaagggTTGGCAAGGAGGTTAGATCGGCTGTAGTAAACCTCCTGGCCTTGTCGgtagtgtcttgcgtcgctgagatctcggcatgtcttgacgtaacgggcgacgtagGCGGTCAGATGCGGCCAGTATTACCTTTCCTGTATCTTCGACAGCGTCCGgcagaatccgaggtgcccagcggttggatcgccatgtagggcatgcagtacttctggacgcagcgccgacggaacaacaagaatgtagctggcgcggactgcgagaagttcttcacgagcaggttgttttgtagcatgaactaagacaatccgcgcttaaatcccctagggacaacgtcggtgttcccttccaaaaactcgacgaggccttttagctccggttctcctcgttgctgtttagtgaagtcttccgcgcttattattccgaggaaggcgttgTCGTCCTCGTCATATTGCggtgggggatcgatgggggcgcttGATAAgtagtcggcatcagagtgttttcgtccggacttgtagattacagtgacgtcatattcttgcagtctgaggcttcaccgcgccagccgtcctgaaggctcttttaagttagctagccaatacaacgcatgatggtcgctgaccattTTGAATAGCCTGTCATATAGagaagggcgaaattttgctgtagcccaaatgatggcgaggcattccttttcagtcgtagaataattgccttccgcttttcacaGGGACCGGGTAGCACGAAATAACACCCGTTCGAGTCCGTCTTTCCTccggactaggacggcaccgaggcctaggcgactggcatcagtgtggatttcggtatcggcgtcctcttcgaagtgtgcaagtaccggcggagactgcatgcgtcgcttgagttcttgaaatgcgtcggcccgtggcatttcccacttgaactcggcatcacatttggttagatgtgttagcggctcagcgatgcgggtaaagtccttgacaaagcgcctatagtaggcacacatgccaaggaatctatgcactgccttcttgtcggtgggttGCGGGAGCTTTGCGATGGcaactgtcttctgcgggtcggggcgtactccagatttgctgatgacgtggcctaggaacagaagctcatcgtaagctaagcggcacttttccggcttcagagtcaGCCCTGATGAGTTGATGGCCTTTAATACTGTCCCAAGCCGCTtacggtgatcgtcgaaatttgcggcgaag contains the following coding sequences:
- the LOC142566813 gene encoding cholinesterase-like — protein: MRPAVFLLSLFYCSALASQSKLIASTSQGPLIGKTERFDGNTVEAYLGIPYAQPPVGKLRFRKPVPLASWNGTYDARKAKHSCIQTLYPIIFHIETDLSEDCLYLNVWTPSKGGPRRPVLVWIHGGAFKFGSSHERWYNGAALASLNNVVVVSLNYRLGLFGFLNSGDEEAPGNMGLWDQNEALKWIQRNIGNFGGDPDLVTLFGESAGSMSVHAHVLSPHSKGLFRRAFMLSGTLSYNLPVESISESVQRGDVVARILGCAGSRVAQLRCLRAKGAEELHKAAEEAASNRIVTFFPTSKSEFLPVLPSHAAPTKDYDPVDTLVSVTADEGAFAAIFQPDTRLWAQELPQLDDEALKKTIQVLIQVWSLDRVLPIGISYIDRVASNGKQAVRKALIDFAGDAYFKCPSMAFSRSHSRDGGKVYAFVFGYRSDKYEFPEFFGVPHTSDIPYYMGGPFLDAEKYTDKDREVSRKAMDILVSFAKTGKPAHPGGLPWPAFSEKQPVFQWIQPGNYTQIRDLSEGRCERFKKLL